A window of the Gammaproteobacteria bacterium genome harbors these coding sequences:
- the minD gene encoding Z-ring positioning protein MinD yields MAKIVVVTSGKGGVGKTTTSASFGVGLALRGHKTAVIDFDIGLRNLDLIMGCERRVVYDFVNVINGEAKLNQALIRDKRLDQLYTLPASQTRDKDILTLEGVSRVLQELQQDLGFEYIVCDSPAGIEKGAFMALYFSDEAIVVTNPEISSVRDSDRILGILSAKSRRAVEDLDPVKSHLLVTRYNSDRVEQGEMMSVDDIKGILGISVIGVIPESESVLNASNVGTPVILDERSPAGVAYSDMVDRFLGENRPLRFVQSERKGILRRFFGG; encoded by the coding sequence TTGGCCAAGATTGTTGTCGTCACCTCTGGTAAGGGAGGCGTTGGCAAGACCACCACTAGTGCAAGCTTCGGTGTCGGACTTGCCCTTCGGGGACACAAGACCGCCGTTATCGATTTTGACATTGGGCTGCGTAACCTAGATCTCATCATGGGTTGCGAACGGCGAGTGGTCTACGACTTCGTTAACGTGATCAATGGAGAGGCCAAGCTTAATCAGGCCCTCATTCGAGACAAGCGTCTTGATCAGCTCTATACCCTACCGGCTTCTCAGACGCGAGACAAAGACATTCTCACTTTGGAGGGGGTCAGCCGTGTTCTCCAGGAGCTGCAACAGGATCTAGGGTTTGAATATATCGTTTGTGATTCCCCCGCAGGTATTGAGAAGGGGGCCTTTATGGCCCTGTACTTTTCAGACGAGGCGATTGTCGTCACAAATCCTGAGATCTCCTCAGTACGTGATTCCGATCGGATCCTTGGTATCTTGTCGGCAAAATCGCGACGTGCAGTCGAGGATCTAGATCCGGTTAAGTCTCATCTGCTGGTCACCCGTTATAACTCCGATCGGGTGGAGCAGGGAGAGATGATGAGCGTGGATGATATTAAAGGGATCCTGGGGATTTCGGTGATTGGAGTAATTCCTGAATCAGAGTCAGTGCTCAACGCATCGAATGTGGGGACGCCGGTAATCTTGGATGAGAGAAGTCCGGCTGGAGTCGCTTACTCAGACATGGTGGATCGCTTCCTCGGTGAAAATCGTCCGTTGCGTTTCGTTCAGTCTGAGAGAAAGGGTATCCTTCGACGTTTTTTTGGGGGCTGA
- the minC gene encoding putative septum site-determining protein MinC (Evidence 3 : Putative function from multiple computational evidences), whose product MRALRLERPLAMSDPNSPVIPILREGVGRHRLGTATEQSALVFKGSSFSLMVAHLATPDLERVERELVAKTAQAPTFFQDTAIVLDLQAIDGQPLELKALLDLLRAHGTHPLGVRHGDVFQQTEARALGLVLFPALRKDESRPPPQEPRAKPRIWSQPVRSGQQVYAAGGDLILLGMVNSGAEVLADGNIHCYAPLRGRALAGVKGDVEARIFTYCLEAELLTIAGFYRVVEDVKDLPREVRGKPAQIYLSGERVMIESI is encoded by the coding sequence GTGCGCGCTCTACGTCTGGAACGCCCGTTAGCTATGTCAGATCCCAACTCTCCCGTTATTCCGATACTCCGCGAAGGCGTTGGCCGTCATCGACTTGGAACGGCTACAGAGCAGAGTGCCCTGGTCTTCAAGGGCTCATCCTTTTCGCTGATGGTGGCGCACCTTGCCACCCCCGATCTGGAGCGGGTAGAACGTGAACTGGTGGCCAAAACGGCCCAGGCGCCTACCTTTTTTCAGGACACCGCGATTGTCCTAGACCTTCAGGCCATTGATGGCCAACCTTTGGAACTCAAGGCCCTCCTCGACCTCTTGCGTGCCCACGGAACCCATCCTCTCGGGGTACGTCATGGTGATGTCTTTCAACAGACCGAGGCACGAGCCCTTGGGCTTGTCCTCTTCCCTGCGCTACGCAAGGATGAATCGCGTCCACCGCCGCAGGAGCCTCGTGCCAAGCCGCGTATCTGGAGCCAGCCAGTACGTTCCGGGCAGCAGGTCTACGCAGCGGGGGGTGACCTCATCCTACTGGGAATGGTCAACTCGGGGGCCGAGGTGTTGGCGGATGGCAATATCCACTGCTATGCCCCACTGCGAGGGCGTGCCTTAGCTGGGGTGAAGGGAGATGTTGAAGCGCGTATCTTTACCTATTGCTTAGAGGCAGAGTTACTCACCATTGCTGGTTTCTACCGGGTCGTTGAGGATGTAAAAGATCTCCCGCGCGAAGTTCGTGGAAAACCGGCACAGATCTATCTGTCCGGTGAGCGAGTAATGATTGAATCTATTTAA
- the argJ gene encoding Glutamate N-acetyltransferase / Amino-acid acetyltransferase — MATGLHELSESEMFSIAGVRLGTAEAAIKRPGRRDLLVVELSPGSTVSAVFTRNAFCAAPVLVARDHLAEVNPRLWLINSGNANAGTGNAGLADARETCAALGRLTECRPEEVLPFSTGVIGVRLPVERLTAALPAALNTLSEDGWVAAARAIMTTDTLPKGASRRVMVGDAPLTVTGIAKGAGMIRPDMATMLAFIATDAAVPRSLLARCLTEAVDGSFNRITVDGDTSTNDACVLAATGRGPVQVTQPEGPSWEALRKALGEVCRTLAQAIVRDGEGATRFITVAVAGGVDEAECLTVAYTVAHSPLVKTALFAGDPNWGRILAAVGRSGLSELNVGGVDIYLDTVRIVHAGEPDPEYREEAGAAVLARPEYTIQIGLGRGTAQTEIWTCDLSYDYVRINAEYRT; from the coding sequence ATGGCCACTGGTCTCCACGAATTATCCGAGAGTGAAATGTTTTCCATCGCTGGGGTTCGCCTCGGTACTGCCGAAGCGGCCATCAAGCGCCCTGGTCGGCGTGATCTACTGGTGGTGGAGTTGTCCCCTGGGTCAACCGTAAGCGCGGTCTTTACTCGTAACGCCTTCTGCGCCGCTCCGGTATTGGTGGCTCGTGATCATCTTGCCGAGGTCAATCCTCGCCTGTGGTTGATCAACAGTGGTAATGCCAACGCTGGTACCGGCAATGCAGGATTGGCAGATGCACGGGAGACCTGCGCCGCGCTAGGACGCCTCACCGAATGTCGACCTGAGGAGGTTCTACCGTTCTCCACCGGGGTGATCGGCGTAAGACTGCCGGTAGAACGTCTGACGGCCGCCTTACCCGCTGCCCTGAACACGCTCAGCGAGGATGGCTGGGTAGCGGCGGCGCGGGCGATCATGACTACCGATACGCTCCCCAAAGGCGCCTCGCGCCGGGTCATGGTAGGAGACGCCCCTCTGACGGTGACAGGGATTGCCAAGGGCGCAGGGATGATCCGGCCGGATATGGCCACGATGCTGGCGTTCATCGCTACCGATGCCGCCGTACCGCGTTCGTTACTGGCACGCTGCCTGACCGAGGCGGTCGATGGTTCCTTCAATCGCATCACCGTGGATGGTGACACCTCCACCAACGATGCCTGCGTCCTAGCTGCCACCGGACGTGGTCCGGTGCAGGTAACCCAGCCTGAAGGACCCAGTTGGGAGGCGCTACGCAAAGCACTGGGGGAGGTATGCCGAACGCTCGCTCAAGCCATTGTCCGAGACGGCGAAGGAGCAACCCGTTTTATTACTGTGGCGGTAGCGGGCGGGGTCGATGAGGCCGAATGTTTGACGGTGGCCTATACCGTTGCGCATTCCCCACTGGTCAAGACCGCGCTATTCGCTGGCGACCCCAACTGGGGCCGCATCTTGGCGGCGGTGGGACGTTCGGGATTATCCGAATTAAATGTGGGCGGGGTGGATATCTATCTCGATACGGTGCGCATCGTTCATGCCGGAGAACCTGACCCAGAATATCGGGAGGAGGCAGGCGCCGCAGTCCTGGCACGTCCCGAATATACGATACAGATCGGCCTCGGTCGTGGGACTGCACAAACGGAAATCTGGACCTGCGATCTGTCCTACGATTATGTCCGAATTAACGCCGAATATCGTACCTAA
- a CDS encoding microcin C transport system substrate-binding protein, which translates to MNVIRVIALLLLNLAPVLAAATPAHGIAMHGDLKYSPGFTHFDYTNPDAPRGGTLRLSAIGTYDSLNPFILKGIAPANSSYLFDTLAAQSQDEPFSEYGLVAETIETPPDRSWVEYTIRPEARFHDGSPITVADVIWSFEALKTKGHPFYRSYYASIVKAEPVGTRTVHFSFSAESNRELPLILGQMPLLSKAYWEKRTFDKTTLEPFLSSGPYRIETMDPGRSITYQRVADYWAKDLPVNRGRYNFDKIRIDYYRDGTVALEALKAGEYDLRAENMAKNWAMAYDVPVVREGLLKKVEIANDEPAGMQGFIYNTRRPIFQDRKVREALAYAFDFEWTNKNLFYGAYTRTPSFFANSDLAARGLPSPAELAILEPLRGKIPEEVFTQEYRPPVTDGSGQLRDNLRKAMELLKQAGWSIKEQRMVKESTGQSLEFEILLVSADFERIVLPFVRNLERLGITARVRTIDATQYQNRLDTFDYDMTVEHLPQSLSPGNEQRDLWGSKQATQEGSRNIAGVRDPVVDQLVEQMIAAPDREALVTRTRALDRVLLWNFYVIPHWHLNIYRVAYWDKLGRPVISPRYAMGLETWWLDSAKEAALEQRRAAR; encoded by the coding sequence ATGAATGTGATTCGCGTCATTGCCTTATTACTGCTCAACTTGGCCCCGGTTCTGGCTGCGGCAACTCCGGCCCATGGTATTGCCATGCATGGCGACCTCAAATATAGTCCGGGTTTTACCCATTTTGACTACACCAATCCGGACGCGCCACGAGGGGGAACTCTGCGCCTCTCTGCGATTGGCACCTATGACAGTCTCAATCCTTTTATCCTCAAAGGCATTGCGCCCGCCAACAGTAGCTATCTATTCGATACGTTGGCTGCTCAATCCCAAGATGAGCCTTTCTCAGAATACGGATTGGTCGCGGAGACGATAGAAACCCCGCCTGATCGCTCTTGGGTAGAATACACAATACGACCTGAGGCCCGCTTCCACGATGGCAGCCCGATTACCGTGGCGGATGTTATTTGGAGCTTTGAGGCGCTTAAGACAAAAGGGCATCCGTTTTATCGCAGTTATTATGCCAGTATCGTGAAGGCCGAACCGGTGGGAACGCGCACGGTTCATTTTAGTTTTTCCGCAGAGAGTAATCGGGAATTGCCGCTGATCCTTGGACAGATGCCGTTATTGTCCAAAGCCTATTGGGAGAAACGTACCTTTGATAAGACCACATTGGAACCTTTTTTGAGCAGTGGTCCCTATCGTATTGAGACGATGGATCCGGGGCGCAGTATTACCTATCAGCGAGTGGCCGACTATTGGGCGAAGGATCTACCGGTAAATCGGGGACGTTACAATTTCGATAAGATACGCATTGATTACTACCGCGATGGCACGGTGGCCCTCGAGGCGCTCAAGGCTGGGGAGTATGACCTACGGGCGGAGAATATGGCCAAGAATTGGGCGATGGCCTACGACGTGCCGGTAGTACGTGAGGGGTTGCTCAAAAAGGTGGAGATTGCCAACGATGAGCCGGCGGGGATGCAAGGGTTCATCTACAACACGCGACGCCCGATATTCCAGGATCGAAAGGTGCGGGAGGCATTGGCCTACGCCTTCGATTTTGAATGGACCAACAAAAATCTTTTCTACGGGGCCTATACCCGTACTCCCAGTTTCTTCGCAAATTCCGATCTAGCCGCGCGTGGTCTACCGAGTCCAGCAGAGCTGGCCATTCTGGAACCGTTGCGTGGCAAAATTCCCGAAGAGGTTTTTACCCAAGAATATCGGCCGCCGGTGACCGATGGTTCGGGGCAATTACGCGACAATCTGCGCAAGGCCATGGAATTGCTCAAGCAAGCGGGCTGGTCGATAAAAGAACAGCGGATGGTCAAGGAGTCCACTGGACAATCTTTGGAATTCGAGATTTTACTCGTTTCCGCTGATTTCGAGCGAATTGTTTTGCCCTTTGTACGTAATCTGGAGCGTCTCGGGATCACTGCACGGGTGCGTACCATAGACGCTACTCAATACCAGAATCGCCTGGATACCTTTGATTACGACATGACTGTGGAACATCTTCCTCAATCGTTATCGCCGGGTAATGAGCAGCGTGATCTGTGGGGTTCTAAACAGGCCACCCAGGAGGGCAGCCGCAATATTGCCGGGGTGCGTGACCCGGTGGTGGATCAATTAGTGGAACAGATGATCGCGGCCCCCGACCGGGAGGCTTTAGTGACGCGCACCCGTGCTTTGGATCGGGTTCTACTGTGGAATTTCTACGTTATTCCGCACTGGCATCTGAATATCTATCGAGTAGCCTACTGGGATAAATTGGGCCGTCCCGTCATATCGCCCCGTTATGCCATGGGGTTGGAGACCTGGTGGTTGGATTCAGCCAAAGAGGCAGCACTGGAACAACGCCGTGCCGCACGGTGA
- a CDS encoding two-component system, NtrC family, sensor kinase, producing the protein MSRTVLVVDNECDTADSLAILLASYDFNTQVAYDTTEAERQLLRGETRVALVDVRLGTENGVRLMRRLRRLRPGLVCVMMTGFATIETALDALRNGAYDYLVKPMEPSDLLATLERCFERLRLADEREAALHALREREEEVRLLFDSTAEGIYGVDCSGKVTFANAACLRMLGYSLDDFLGHDAHALLLDTCTYRRKEMEGPGGKPGCTVVDEDDGHDAVRILEAVLREGCSIHVEYTRLRRCDGSTIATECWLHPIRRKREVVGSVITFVDVSERRSAIAETQRMKAYLKNIIDAMPSVLVGVDAKGRITEWNYGAEQETGVSANEAAGRDFLTLFPTLASQAEHVTAAIHGEGATHSARVTTEKEGRSQIADVVIYPVEVNRTRGAVIRIDDVTERVRIEQMMVQTEKMMSLGGMAAGMAHEINNPLSAILQGAQNITRRLSPFLPANRRAAVATNIDLEHLGQYLEVREITLFLANIQAAATRATRIVADMLAFSRCSEAHFAPFDITEILETVVRLAASDYDLRRHYDFRRIEIIRDYDPTLPRVPCDRTEIEQVFLNLIKNSAQALLEVSPPHSITLRTRCEDGYARIEVADTGSGMDDATRTKVFEPFFTTKPVGVGTGLGLSVSYFIVTEQHRGTISVTSESGRGTTFIVRLPLARANE; encoded by the coding sequence ATGAGTCGTACCGTACTGGTGGTTGACAACGAGTGTGATACCGCCGATAGCCTGGCGATCTTATTGGCGTCCTACGACTTCAACACCCAAGTCGCCTACGACACTACCGAAGCAGAGAGGCAGTTGCTGCGCGGTGAAACCCGTGTGGCCCTGGTAGATGTACGCCTGGGGACCGAGAACGGGGTACGTCTGATGCGTCGCTTGCGGCGTCTACGCCCAGGATTGGTGTGCGTGATGATGACCGGCTTCGCAACCATCGAAACGGCCCTAGACGCCCTACGCAACGGCGCCTATGACTACCTGGTCAAACCCATGGAGCCAAGTGACCTGTTGGCCACCCTAGAGCGTTGTTTCGAGCGGCTACGTCTTGCCGACGAACGCGAGGCAGCCCTCCACGCCCTACGCGAACGCGAGGAAGAGGTCCGACTACTCTTTGACTCCACCGCCGAGGGTATCTATGGCGTGGATTGCTCGGGCAAGGTCACCTTCGCCAACGCCGCCTGTCTGCGTATGCTTGGCTACTCCCTGGACGACTTTCTGGGGCATGACGCCCACGCCCTACTCCTGGACACCTGTACGTATCGAAGAAAAGAGATGGAAGGGCCAGGGGGAAAACCTGGTTGTACCGTCGTCGATGAAGACGATGGACACGACGCAGTTCGCATCTTGGAGGCAGTACTACGCGAGGGATGCAGCATCCATGTGGAATATACCCGGCTTCGCCGGTGCGATGGCAGCACCATCGCAACCGAGTGTTGGTTGCATCCCATCCGCCGGAAGCGGGAGGTGGTCGGTTCCGTTATCACTTTCGTGGATGTAAGTGAACGCCGTAGCGCCATTGCTGAAACCCAGCGCATGAAGGCCTACCTCAAAAACATTATTGACGCCATGCCCTCAGTGCTGGTCGGGGTCGATGCCAAAGGTCGGATCACCGAGTGGAACTATGGTGCGGAGCAGGAGACCGGGGTATCTGCCAATGAAGCGGCAGGTCGAGATTTCCTAACACTCTTCCCGACTCTGGCCTCCCAGGCCGAACACGTAACTGCCGCGATTCATGGCGAAGGCGCCACCCACTCGGCCCGCGTAACCACTGAGAAAGAGGGGAGAAGCCAAATCGCTGACGTGGTGATCTACCCAGTGGAGGTCAATCGAACACGGGGGGCGGTGATCCGCATCGACGATGTTACCGAGCGGGTCCGTATTGAGCAGATGATGGTACAGACAGAAAAGATGATGTCCCTAGGGGGTATGGCGGCCGGCATGGCCCACGAGATCAACAACCCCTTGAGCGCCATCCTCCAAGGTGCCCAGAATATTACTCGGCGTTTGTCCCCATTCCTACCCGCCAACCGCCGCGCCGCAGTTGCAACAAATATCGATCTGGAGCACCTTGGACAATATCTGGAAGTGCGCGAGATCACCCTCTTCCTCGCTAATATCCAGGCAGCCGCCACGCGAGCTACGCGTATTGTGGCCGATATGCTGGCCTTTTCTCGATGCAGTGAGGCCCATTTCGCACCTTTTGACATTACCGAGATTCTGGAGACGGTGGTACGCCTCGCTGCAAGCGATTATGACCTGCGCCGTCACTACGATTTCCGTCGTATTGAGATTATTCGTGACTATGATCCAACACTTCCTCGGGTCCCCTGTGATCGTACCGAGATTGAACAGGTATTTCTCAATCTAATCAAGAACTCTGCACAAGCACTGCTCGAGGTATCGCCACCCCACAGTATTACCCTACGTACCCGTTGCGAGGATGGATATGCTCGCATCGAGGTAGCTGATACCGGTTCGGGCATGGATGATGCGACCCGCACCAAAGTATTCGAGCCTTTTTTCACCACTAAACCAGTTGGCGTAGGTACGGGTCTCGGGTTATCGGTGAGTTATTTTATCGTTACCGAACAGCATCGCGGTACTATTTCGGTAACCTCCGAGTCCGGTCGGGGGACTACTTTCATTGTACGGTTACCGCTGGCGCGAGCGAATGAATAA
- the minE gene encoding Z-ring positioning protein MinE, whose amino-acid sequence MSFLDYLLGRRRNTAEVAKERLQIILAHERSNLNTPDYLPALQKEILEVVAKYIAIDLHDIRVNLEREGDYEVLELNIPLPEDPKGTTIRAMARR is encoded by the coding sequence ATGTCGTTCTTAGACTACCTACTGGGGCGGCGCCGCAATACTGCGGAGGTCGCCAAAGAACGTCTACAGATCATCCTCGCCCACGAGCGAAGCAATCTCAACACCCCAGACTATTTGCCGGCTCTGCAAAAGGAGATCCTGGAGGTCGTGGCAAAGTATATTGCCATTGATCTGCATGATATCCGGGTTAATTTGGAGCGAGAGGGCGATTATGAGGTCCTGGAACTCAATATCCCCCTGCCCGAGGACCCTAAAGGGACAACGATCCGTGCGATGGCCCGACGCTGA
- a CDS encoding putative type I restriction enzyme HindVIIP M protein (Evidence 3 : Putative function from multiple computational evidences): protein MAKATIANQKQEEPIEKQLWKVADKLRKNIDAAEYKHIVLGLIFLKYISDAFEELYEKLKKGEGDYAGADPEDKDEYKAENVFFVPENARWSYLLTKAKQPDIGKTVDSAMDIIERENPLLRDVLPKVYARGNLDPTSLGGLIDLIGNIALGVAKARSADVLGHVFEYFLGEFALAEGKKGGQFYTPRSVVELLVEMLEPYHGRVLDPCCGSGGMFVQSEKFVADHQGKVNDISIFGQESNQTTWRLAKMNLAIRHIDSSQVKWNNESSFLNDVHKDLKADYVIANPPFNDSDWSGDLLRKDGRWQYGVPPIGNANYVWIQHFLYHLNPSGQAGFVLAKGALTSKSSGEGDIRKQLVEARLVDCVVNLPAKLFLNTQIPACLWFLSRNKTNGKFRNRTNEILFIDARNLGHLINRRTKEFSKEDIATIAETYHKWRNPRSGYEDVKGFCNSARIERVRELDFVLT, encoded by the coding sequence ATGGCCAAAGCTACCATCGCAAACCAGAAACAGGAAGAACCCATCGAAAAACAGCTATGGAAAGTGGCGGACAAGCTGCGCAAGAATATCGATGCGGCGGAGTACAAACACATTGTGCTGGGGCTGATCTTCCTTAAGTACATTTCCGACGCCTTTGAGGAGCTATACGAGAAACTCAAAAAGGGCGAAGGTGATTACGCAGGGGCCGACCCGGAAGATAAGGACGAATACAAGGCCGAGAACGTTTTCTTCGTACCCGAGAACGCGCGCTGGTCCTATTTGCTCACCAAGGCAAAACAGCCGGACATTGGTAAAACGGTGGACAGCGCCATGGACATCATCGAAAGGGAGAACCCCCTGCTACGCGACGTGCTACCCAAGGTTTACGCACGCGGCAACCTCGATCCCACCAGCCTGGGCGGATTGATCGATCTGATCGGAAATATCGCGCTGGGCGTGGCCAAGGCCCGTAGTGCGGATGTCCTCGGTCATGTGTTCGAATATTTCCTCGGCGAATTTGCGCTGGCTGAGGGCAAGAAAGGTGGACAGTTCTATACGCCGCGTAGTGTGGTCGAATTGCTGGTGGAAATGCTGGAGCCCTACCATGGCCGGGTGCTTGACCCCTGCTGCGGTTCCGGCGGTATGTTCGTGCAGTCGGAAAAGTTCGTCGCTGACCATCAAGGAAAAGTCAACGACATCTCCATATTTGGGCAGGAGAGCAATCAGACCACCTGGCGCTTGGCCAAGATGAACCTCGCTATCCGCCACATCGATAGCTCACAGGTCAAATGGAACAACGAAAGTTCGTTCCTCAACGACGTCCATAAGGATCTTAAGGCCGATTACGTCATCGCCAATCCGCCGTTCAACGACAGCGACTGGAGCGGCGACCTGCTGCGCAAAGATGGTCGCTGGCAGTACGGCGTGCCGCCCATCGGCAACGCCAATTACGTCTGGATCCAACACTTCCTCTATCACCTGAACCCCAGCGGTCAAGCCGGTTTCGTGCTTGCCAAGGGTGCGCTCACCTCCAAAAGTTCCGGTGAAGGCGACATCCGCAAACAATTGGTTGAGGCGCGGCTGGTGGATTGCGTCGTCAACCTGCCTGCCAAGCTGTTTTTGAATACGCAAATCCCCGCCTGCCTATGGTTCCTGAGCCGCAACAAAACCAATGGCAAGTTCCGCAACCGCACCAATGAAATCCTCTTCATTGACGCCCGCAATCTCGGCCACCTCATCAACCGCCGCACCAAGGAGTTTTCTAAAGAAGACATCGCCACCATCGCCGAAACCTATCACAAGTGGCGCAATCCCCGCAGCGGCTATGAAGACGTGAAAGGCTTTTGCAATTCCGCCCGCATCGAGCGCGTGCGTGAGTTGGATTTTGTGCTCACGTAG
- a CDS encoding Nucleotidyltransferase substrate binding protein, HI0074 family, whose protein sequence is MNKLNTDYFERCIATLQQAFNELSTQSKENILYDIYRAACVKEFEIILEQTGKLLKKCLKPYFPSSKQVDQLNFKDIFRHAAKHGLITLEEAERWLAYRDNRNDTAHDYGEGFANETLARMPQFILDASRVQEVIKNNP, encoded by the coding sequence ATGAACAAACTCAACACGGATTATTTTGAACGCTGCATCGCAACGCTTCAACAAGCCTTCAACGAATTGTCCACACAGTCGAAAGAAAACATCCTTTACGACATTTACCGCGCCGCCTGCGTCAAGGAATTTGAAATCATCTTGGAACAAACTGGAAAGCTACTGAAAAAATGCCTGAAACCCTATTTCCCCTCCAGCAAACAGGTGGACCAGCTCAATTTCAAGGACATCTTTCGCCACGCGGCCAAGCACGGTCTAATTACCTTAGAGGAAGCCGAGCGCTGGCTGGCTTACCGCGACAACCGCAACGATACCGCCCACGATTATGGCGAAGGCTTCGCGAACGAAACCCTGGCGCGGATGCCGCAATTCATACTCGACGCCTCGCGTGTGCAAGAGGTGATCAAGAACAACCCATGA
- the dcd gene encoding dCTP deaminase: MKLSDVDIIEHLKRRAIVIDPPPTPECFGSFSIDLRLGTTFRVFDDSRFPYLDLGATASVHAMSAQVMREVEIAEGDAFYLHPGELALGVTLERIALPDNLAGWLDGRSSLARVGLMIHITAHTIDPGWDGRITLEFFNSGRLPLALRPGMRICAISFDPLTSPTSRPYRSKQGAKYTGQDGPLPSRIAHD, translated from the coding sequence ATGAAGTTGTCCGACGTAGATATCATCGAACATTTGAAACGGCGTGCAATCGTGATCGATCCCCCCCCCACCCCCGAGTGTTTCGGGTCATTTTCCATCGATCTGCGTTTGGGGACTACCTTCCGAGTGTTTGACGATAGTCGCTTTCCCTACCTGGACCTAGGGGCAACGGCCAGTGTCCATGCCATGTCCGCGCAGGTGATGCGGGAGGTGGAGATCGCCGAGGGTGACGCCTTCTATTTGCATCCCGGTGAGCTAGCCCTGGGTGTAACTCTGGAACGGATCGCCCTACCCGATAATCTGGCTGGCTGGCTAGATGGCCGCAGCAGCCTTGCCCGAGTGGGGCTGATGATTCACATCACCGCCCACACCATCGACCCCGGTTGGGATGGACGCATCACCCTAGAATTTTTCAATAGCGGCCGCCTCCCACTCGCCTTGCGTCCCGGAATGCGGATCTGCGCCATCAGCTTTGACCCGCTGACTTCTCCTACCAGTCGTCCCTACCGCAGTAAGCAGGGCGCCAAATATACTGGTCAAGATGGCCCTCTGCCGAGTCGTATCGCCCACGACTGA
- a CDS encoding hypothetical protein (Evidence 5 : Unknown function) produces the protein MPDEENDFDFKERFTALKAEFEGQLRE, from the coding sequence TTGCCGGATGAAGAGAACGACTTCGATTTCAAGGAGCGGTTTACGGCGTTGAAGGCGGAGTTTGAGGGGCAATTGCGGGAATAG
- a CDS encoding hypothetical protein (Evidence 5 : Unknown function) — protein MRLRCPAELGRGFPIRSNDENEVIRSSPYPTRAWPEAVGFPIPSS, from the coding sequence ATGAGGTTGCGTTGTCCGGCAGAGCTAGGTAGGGGGTTTCCGATAAGGTCTAATGATGAGAATGAGGTGATTCGTTCCTCACCGTATCCTACTCGAGCTTGGCCAGAAGCGGTTGGATTTCCTATCCCATCATCCTAG
- a CDS encoding Polbeta domain-containing protein: MTPNTLYLRPQDRQRLLQLLREHLPTVTAWVYGSRVNGEAHEASDLDLVLRSTDLSPIPMEALSDFLDTLRESSIPILVEARDWARLPKIFHEEILRGYVVLRDGQCENMDGEKV; encoded by the coding sequence ATGACGCCCAATACGTTGTATTTGCGCCCGCAGGACCGGCAACGCCTGTTGCAACTACTGCGTGAGCACCTGCCGACAGTTACCGCTTGGGTCTACGGCTCGCGGGTCAACGGCGAAGCGCACGAAGCCAGCGACCTGGACCTGGTGTTGCGCTCAACCGATTTAAGCCCCATTCCCATGGAAGCGCTCAGTGACTTTCTCGATACATTGCGTGAATCCAGCATTCCGATTCTGGTGGAAGCCCGCGATTGGGCGAGGTTGCCTAAGATTTTTCATGAGGAAATTTTGAGGGGATATGTGGTGTTGAGAGATGGGCAATGTGAAAATATGGATGGAGAAAAGGTATGA